Proteins encoded in a region of the Podospora pseudopauciseta strain CBS 411.78 chromosome 6, whole genome shotgun sequence genome:
- the AGP3 gene encoding General amino acid permease (EggNog:ENOG503NUN0; COG:E) → MGFPSFSALRGKRGEDVPVSKKGSEDGVAVENNAGISGSESDDFAAIDPNSGVKRGLKTRHLSMMALAGIIGPGLLIGSGRALANGGPAALLIGFGVIGIIAFSIMQSLGELTTLYPTGGAFTGLSDRFVDKAFGVAVGWNYFIIWFCVLANEYNVISSIMVDWTDAIPIWGWFLIFWFSFTAFQMLGVETFGEAEFWLALFKLVGLIAFFFFSLIYASGGVIGAEAIGFSYWRDPGAFTDGFRGVASVFVFCSTFYAGVESVAVAATETKNPRRAVPLAIRQVFIRIVVVYMGSAFFFGLVCPANSPDLTSATQRALRSPMTIAIANAGWEGGKHLINAFILVTCLSAVNSSIFIGSRTILFMAQTQKAPKFLGWTNKRGVPVPAIIFTNLFGALSMMNVSTGAQDAYSYIVNLSGVSTFLVWAAISWTHIRFRKAWAAQGHSDSELPFKSMLYPYNAWFGLGTNIFLALIQGWATFAPFDAVDFVDAYILLPLFGVIYVVYKFWNKTKTVNIHTVDLQEGRRKDLDDGRRPLADGEEIDSTLPWYKKLWKSL, encoded by the exons ATGGGCTTCCCatccttctccgccttgCGCGGAAAGCGTGGTGAAGATGTACCAGTCTCGAAAAAGGGGTCTGAGGATGGCGTAGCTGTCGAGAACAATGCCGGTATATCCGGCTCCGAGTCGGACGACTTTGCCGCCATTGACCCAAACTCGGGCGTGAAGCGCGGCCTCAAGACCCGTCACCTTTCCATGATGGCTCTCGCCGGCATCATTGGACCCGGTCTTCTGATTGGATCGGGCCGAGCTCTGGCAAATGGTGGCCCGGCTGCTCTTTTGATTGGCTTTGGCGTGATTGGTATCATTGCCTTTTCCATCATGCAGAGTCTGGGTGAACTCACCACGCTGTACCCGACCGGCGGTGCTTTTACCGGGCTGTCAGACAGATTCGTTGACAAGGCGTTTGGTGTGGCTGTTGGGTGGAATTACTTTATCATTTGGTTCTGTGTCTTGGCGAACGAGTACAACGTCATCTCGAGCATCATGGTTGACTGGACGGATGCCATTCCCATTTGGGGGTGGTTCTTGATCTTTTGG TTCTCCTTCACCGCCTTCCAGATGTTGGGTGTCGAAACCTTTGGCGAGGCCGAGTTCTGGCTGGCGCTTTTCAAGCTTGTTGGCTTgatcgccttcttcttcttcagcctgAT CTACGCATCTGGTGGTGTGATTGGCGCCGAAGCTATTGGATTCAGCTACTGGCGTGACCCCGGTGCCTTTACGGATGGCTTCCGCGGTGTTGCCTCGGTCTTTGTTTTCTGCAGCACCTTTTACGCTGGAGTCGAATCCGTTGCCGTCGCCGCCACCGAGACTAAGAATCCCCGTCGCGCCGTGCCATTGGCCATTCGACAGGTATTCATCCGCATTGTGGTGGTGTACATGGGCAGTGCCTTTTTCTTCGGGCTCGTCTGCCCCGCCAACAGCCCCGACCTGACATCGGCTACACAACGTGCGTTGCGCAGTCCCATGACAATCGCCATCGCGAACGCCGGGTGGGAGGGCGGCAAGCATCTGATCAATGCTTTTATCCTTGTCACTTGCCTTAGCGCCGTCAACTCTTCCATCTTCATTGGCAGTCGCACCATTCTGTTCATGGCTCAGACTCAAAAGGCTCCCAAGTTCTTGGGATGGACCAACAAGAGAGGTGTCCCCGTCCCtgccatcatcttcaccaacctgTTTGGTGCATTGAGCATGATGAATGTCAGCACGGGTGCCCAGGATGCCTACTCCTACATTGTCAACCTCAGCGGTGTCTCTACCTTTTTGGTATGGGCCGCCATCAGCTGGACTCATATCCGCTTCAGAAAGGCTTGGGCAGCTCAGGGACACTCCGACTCCGAGCTGCCTTTCAAGTCAATGCTCTACCCCTACAATGCCTGGTTTGGTCTCGGCACTAACATCTTCCTTGCCCTCATCCAGGGCTGGGCCACCTTTGCGCCTTTTGACGCCGTCGACTTTGTCGACGCCTACATTCTACTGCCTCTCTTCGGCGTCATTTATGTCGTCTACAAGTTCTGGAACAAGACAAAAACTGTCAACATTCACACAGTCGACCTTCAGGAGGGCAGGAGAAAGGATTTGGATGATGGAAGACGACCTCTCGCCGATGGTGAGGAGATTGACTCGACTTTGCCCTGGTATAAGAAGCTGTGGAAGAGTCTCTGA
- a CDS encoding hypothetical protein (EggNog:ENOG503PE5N) — protein MFTTALFSALMAGLTVASPLSLTQRQFQGNYPPRTTANGFKLVANISTPSNIFDPPVHNWFLSGVHVGAGLNAAILVPSVDAAATLFVNGTGRDVSAQATSIGLPPIKYQGGATPMGLRFPMGPIEHATNLGLNFGPGNIGAGVVGGLRSPWAQAFTPYPYFIVCNETEPAYGRPQHAVKVAPSVESIPENCVAVTFLAQCATLPEDVFEGVDELNIHQLDAPCYEDVGAIDWSQYD, from the coding sequence ATGTTCACCACCGCGCTCTTCTCCGCCCTCATGGCTGGCCTGACAGTTGCCTCGCCCCTCTCACTCACACAACGCCAGTTTCAAGGAAACTACCCCCCTCGCACGACCGCCAATGGCTTCAAGCTCGTGGCCAATATATCCACACCCTCCAACATCTTCGACCCACCCGTCCATAACTGGTTCCTCTCCGGCGTCCACGTCGGCGCCGGTCTCAACGCAGCCATCCTGGTGCCCAGCGTCGACGCAGCAGCCACCCTCTTCGTCAACGGCACCGGCCGTGATGTCTCAGCCCAAGCTACCTCGATTGGTCTTCCTCCCATCAAATACCAAGGCGGTGCCACCCCCATGGGTCTGCGATTCCCCATGGGCCCCATCGAGCACGCTACCAACCTCGGTCTCAACTTTGGCCCTGGCAACATCGGCGCAggagtggtggggggtttgagaAGTCCTTGGGCACAGGCTTTCACTCCCTACCCTTACTTTATCGTCTGCAACGAGACGGAGCCCGCCTATGGTCGTCCCCAGCACGCGGTCAAGGTTGCCCCGAGTGTGGAGTCTATTCCCGAGAACTGCGTCGCTGTTACATTCTTGGCGCAGTGTGCCACGCTACCTGAGGATgtgtttgagggggttgacgaGTTGAATATCCACCAGCTTGACGCTCCCTGCTATGAGGATGTTGGCGCGATTGACTGGAGCCAGTATGACTAG